GGGCCGCCAAGCTGGAAGAAGTGGGGGCACACGTCAGTTACGGGGTGGTGGGCCACAAGACGCATGCCAAGATGGCTCTGGTCTTGCGTCGAGAGGCTGGCCTGATTCGCCGTTACGGGCATCTGGGTACGGGCAACTATCATCCACGCACGGCTCGGCTGTACACGGACTTTGGTTTGATTACCGCCAATCAGGAAGTGTGCGAGGACATGGACAAGGTATTTTCCATGTTGACTGGTCTGGGTGCCTGGCGGCCGTTGAAGCGACTGTTGCAGTCGCCGTTCACCTTGCATGACAGCATGATGGAACGAATTCAGGCAGAAACCGAGCGCGCCTTGGCAGGCAAGAAAGCCCGCATCATGGCCAAGATGAATTCCTTGCTGGAACCCAAGATCATTCAAGCTCTGTATGACGCCAGCCAGGCCGGGGTCAAGGTAGACCTGATCGTGCGCGGCGCCTGCGCCTTGCGGCCGGGAGTCAAGGGCTTGTCGGATAACATCCAGGTGCGTTCGATTATCGGACGCTTTCTGGAGCATTCGCGTGTTTTCTATTTCTACAATGGCGGCCAGGAAGAGGTCTTTATTTCCTCGGCTGACTGGATGGACCGCAATTTCTTCCGCCGCGTGGAGCTGGGTGTGCCGGTACTGGATCGCAGCCTGAAAAAGCGGGTCATTGCCGAAGCCTTTACCTATGCCCTGCGTGACAACCAATTGTCCTGGAAAGCCAGCCCGGATGGCACGTACAGCCGTATTCGCAGTCGCGGCGCTCCGTTCAACCTGCACCAGAACATGATGCAGCGTCTGGGCGGTGTGTGAAATACAGACTGTCATGAACGTGTCACATAGCCTGTTTATTATGACGTCACATACAGGGTGGGCCTGTGATCTGACTATCATCAAGAGGATTTCTCGATGTTAAAACGTGTATTCAACAAGGTAAGTATTGCTCTGGCGTTCAGCGCTTTTGCGGCCACTGCCACAGCTGCAGACGTAACCGGTGCTGGTGCGTCGTTCCCTTACCCAATTTATGCCAAATGGGCGGCTGAATACGCCAAGCAAACGAACAACCGCGTCAACTACCAGTCGATTGGTTCGGGTGGTGGTCAGCAGCAGATTATTGCCAAGACCGTGGATTTCGGTGCTTCTGACGACCCAATGAAGGTCGAGACACTGGAAAAAGAAAACCTGTTGCAGTTCCCTGCCGTGATCGGTGGTGTGGTGCCTGTGATCAACGTGGAAGGCATCGAGCCTGGCAAGCTGAAACTGTCTGGTAAAGTACTGGGCGACATCTACCTGGCCAAGATCACCAAGTGGGACGACGCAGCAATCAAAGAACTGAACCCCGATCTGACCTTGCCTAACAAGGACATCGTGGTGGTTCACCGCTCCGACGGTTCGGGCACGACCTTTGGCTGGACCAACTACCTGTCCAAAGTTTCCCCAGACTGGAAATCCCAGGTTGGCGAAGGCAAGGCTGTGAAGTGGCCTACCGGTCAGGGTGGCAAGGGTAACGAAGGCGTGGCCGCTTATGTGCGCCAGCTGCAGAACTCGATCGGCTACGTTGAATACGCTTACGCCAAGCAGAACAAGCTGTCCTGGACCCAGTTGCAGAACAAGGACGGCCAGTTCGTCCAGCCTGGTCAGGAAAGCTTTGCTGCCGCTGCTGCGAACGCAGACTGGGCCGGTACGCCTGGCATGGGTGTGATTCTGACCGAAGAGCCTGGTGCACAATCCTGGCCTATCACTTCGGCTACCTTCATCTTGATGCACAAGGTGCAGGACAAGCCTGAGAACGGTAAAGAAGTGCTGAACTTCTTTAACTGGGCCTTTGAAAACGGCGCTCAAGCCGCTGCTGATCTGGACTACGTGGCTCTGCCTAAAGACGTAACCGACAAGATCAAAGCTGCCTGGGCTGCTGAAATCAAGTCCAAAGACGGCGCTGCGGTCTGGAAGTAAGATTCGTGTTCAAATACAGGTCAGTTGTAAATTGATCTTGTGAGACGGCCCACCTCTAGGTGGTGCCGTCTTTATTATGTAAAAATTACGGTTTTGTCTTGGACGCACCGCGCGTGACCCGATCGTTTTGCCGGACCTGAACTTGCCCTGCCTGTTACAGAATCCGTAAATCGATTGCAGTGCGTTTGTCCCATTCCGGCCTGACCCTTCATCTGTCTACATGAAATCAAATCAGAACGCCTTTATGGACGGCATTTTCAAGAACATGACGCGCTCGTTTGCGTTTCTCGTGTTCATATTGCTGGCTGCCATCTCTATTTCCCTGATCTATGGAAGCCGGGAATCCATTGCCGAATACGGTTTCTCTTTTCTCTGGACGAATAACTGGGATCCGGTCAATAACGAATATGGCGCATTGGTGCCCATTGCCGGTACCTTGCTCACTTCCCTGATCGCGCTCTGTATTGCAGTGCCGGTCTCTTTCGGGATTGCGATGTTCCTGACGGAACTCTCGCCAGCCTGGCTGCGTCGCCCTTTGGGCACGGCCATCGAAATGCTGGCTGCCATTCCCTCCATCATTTACGGCATGTGGGGCCTGTTTGTTTTCGTGCCCCTGTTCCAGCGTTATGTGCAGCCCAGCCTGATCTCCTTTTTTGACGGAGTGCCTGTGCTGGGCCAGATCTTTGCGGGCCCTCCCTTCGGGATTGGTGTGTTCACCGCCGGTCTGATTCTGTCCATCATGGTGATCCCCTTCATTACCGCCGTGATGCGCGACGTGTTCGAGCTGGTTCCGCCCATGCTCAAGGAGTCCGCTTACGGTCTGGGCAGCACGACCTGGGAAGTGATGTGGCGTGTGGTTCTGCCTTTCACCAAGAACGGGGTCATTGGCGGGATCATGCTGGGTTTGGGGCGTGCCTTGGGTGAAACCATGGCCGTCACTTTCGTGATTGGTAACTCCTTTAACCTGCCAAGTTCGCTGTTCTCGCCATCGAACTCGATTGCGTCGGCCCTGGCCAACGAGTTTAACGAAGCCGGTGGCATGCAGAAGTCTGCCTTGCTGGAGCTGGGTTTGATCCTGTTCCTGATCACCACGGTTGTATTGGCGATCTCCAAGTTGCTCTTGTTGCGTCTGGCCAAGAACGAAGGCACGTCGCGCTAAGGATCACCTACCATGTTTGATAAAAAATCTGCAATTAGTCTGAGCAACCCGATTTACAAGCGCAGGCAGGTATTTAATCGCCTGATGCTGGGGGTGTCTTTTGCTGCTTTGATCTTTGGCCTGTTCTGGCTGTTCTGGATCATCTGGACCCTGATCGAAAAGGGCAGCAGCGCCATGGCCTGGTCCCTGCTGCTGGAAAGCACGCCGCCTCCCGGTGGTGAGGGTGGTCTGCTGAACGCCATCGTCGGTAGCGTCATGATGGCTGGCGTCGGCACCCTGATCGGTACGCCTATCGGCATTCTGGCCGGCACCTATCTGGCCGAATACGGTCAGCGCGGCTGGCTGGCTCCGGCAACCCGCTTTTTGAACGACGTGCTGCTATCGGCACCGTCCATCATTATTGGTCTGTTCATCTACGCCGTGTACGTGGCCCAGGTGGGGCACTATTCGGGTTGGGCCGGCTCGCTGGCCCTGGCCATTCTGGTAATTCCTGTGGTCGTGCGTTCTACCGACAATATGCTGATGCTGGTCCCCAATGGCCTGCGTGAGGCTGCGGCCGCTCTGGGCTGCCCCAAGTGGAAGATTGTGATGTCCATCTCTTACCGTGCAGCCTTGCCCGGTATTGTGACGGGTGTTCTGCTGGCTGTGGCTCGTATTGCGGGTGAAACGGCTCCCTTGTTGTTCACCGCCTTGAACAACCAGTTCATGTCCCTGAACATGAACGCGCCGCTGGCCAACTTGCCGGTGGTGATTTTCCAATATGCTGCCAGCCCCTTTGAGGACTGGAACCGTCTGGCCTGGGCAGGTGCGGTGCTGATTACCTTGCTGGTCTTGGGTATCAATATCCTGGCTCGCAGCCTTTTCCGCCAAAAATAACGTTTTCACGGAGCGCCCTAGTCGGCCAACGCTATGAGTCAAATTATTACCTCCGACGAATCGACCAAGATTGAAATCCGCAACCTGAATTTCTTCTATGGCAAATTCCATGCCCTGCGCAATGTGAACATGTCTATCAAGGAAAAGAAGGTCACGGCCTTTATCGGACCCTCCGGTTGCGGTAAATCCACCTTGCTGCGCACGCTGAACCGCATGTACGAGCT
This genomic window from Alcaligenes faecalis contains:
- the pstC gene encoding phosphate ABC transporter permease subunit PstC — its product is MKSNQNAFMDGIFKNMTRSFAFLVFILLAAISISLIYGSRESIAEYGFSFLWTNNWDPVNNEYGALVPIAGTLLTSLIALCIAVPVSFGIAMFLTELSPAWLRRPLGTAIEMLAAIPSIIYGMWGLFVFVPLFQRYVQPSLISFFDGVPVLGQIFAGPPFGIGVFTAGLILSIMVIPFITAVMRDVFELVPPMLKESAYGLGSTTWEVMWRVVLPFTKNGVIGGIMLGLGRALGETMAVTFVIGNSFNLPSSLFSPSNSIASALANEFNEAGGMQKSALLELGLILFLITTVVLAISKLLLLRLAKNEGTSR
- the pstS gene encoding phosphate ABC transporter substrate-binding protein PstS, with the translated sequence MLKRVFNKVSIALAFSAFAATATAADVTGAGASFPYPIYAKWAAEYAKQTNNRVNYQSIGSGGGQQQIIAKTVDFGASDDPMKVETLEKENLLQFPAVIGGVVPVINVEGIEPGKLKLSGKVLGDIYLAKITKWDDAAIKELNPDLTLPNKDIVVVHRSDGSGTTFGWTNYLSKVSPDWKSQVGEGKAVKWPTGQGGKGNEGVAAYVRQLQNSIGYVEYAYAKQNKLSWTQLQNKDGQFVQPGQESFAAAAANADWAGTPGMGVILTEEPGAQSWPITSATFILMHKVQDKPENGKEVLNFFNWAFENGAQAAADLDYVALPKDVTDKIKAAWAAEIKSKDGAAVWK
- the pstA gene encoding phosphate ABC transporter permease PstA, whose translation is MFDKKSAISLSNPIYKRRQVFNRLMLGVSFAALIFGLFWLFWIIWTLIEKGSSAMAWSLLLESTPPPGGEGGLLNAIVGSVMMAGVGTLIGTPIGILAGTYLAEYGQRGWLAPATRFLNDVLLSAPSIIIGLFIYAVYVAQVGHYSGWAGSLALAILVIPVVVRSTDNMLMLVPNGLREAAAALGCPKWKIVMSISYRAALPGIVTGVLLAVARIAGETAPLLFTALNNQFMSLNMNAPLANLPVVIFQYAASPFEDWNRLAWAGAVLITLLVLGINILARSLFRQK